The following proteins come from a genomic window of Sorex araneus isolate mSorAra2 chromosome 1, mSorAra2.pri, whole genome shotgun sequence:
- the ANKRD34B gene encoding ankyrin repeat domain-containing protein 34B — MDEGVDISSDGNSLIKAVHQSRLRLTRLLLEGGAYINESNDRGETPLMIACKSKHVDHQSVSKAKMVKYLLENNADPNIQDKSGKTALMHACLEKAGPEVVSLLLKSGADLSLQDHSSYSALVYAINSEDRETLKVLLSACKAKGKEVIIITTAKSPSGRHTTKQYLNMPPGDLDECPSPDTCTTPSEIDIKTASSPLTPSSETERTLFGFKDLESAGSSDDAREPDSPVRKPALVPTGPKLPQPAGRIKSTPSLMHQNRVASLQEELQDITPEEELSYKANGLALSKRFITRHQSIDIKDTAYMLRNFDQASSRKMSYEEINYPSFFPEGNQQCTEIPVDQDPDSNQTIFASTLKNIVQKRNSGANHYSSDSQLSAGPTPTALEDGKALTGKKKILSPGSSLLSGSKEVLENMAPGPLSRRNHAVLERRGSGAFPLDHCIPLTRPGFLPPLNVNPHPPFSDINANNKLSSLLSCGQKVLMPTAPVFPKEYKSKKMLFRRQSLQTEQIKQLVNF; from the coding sequence ATGGATGAAGGTGTAGACATTTCCAGTGATGGAAACTCCCTCATCAAAGCTGTGCACCAGAGTCGCCTGCGCCTCACCAGACTCTTGCTGGAAGGCGGGGCTTACATTAACGAGAGCAATGACCGAGGAGAAACACCTTTAATGATCGCTTGTAAGTCCAAGCATGTGGACCACCAGAGTGTCAGTAAAGCCAAAATGGTTAAGTACCTGCTAGAAAACAATGCGGATCCCAACATACAGGACAAATCTGGGAAAACCGCCTTGATGCATGCTTGCCTAGAGAAAGCTGGTCCAGAGGTGGTTTCCTTGCTCCTCAAGAGCGGGGCTGACCTCAGCTTGCAAGACCATTCCAGTTACTCGGCCCTTGTGTATGCTATAAATTCCGAAGACAGAGAGACCTTGAAAGTTCTTCTTAGCGCTTGCAAGGCTAAAGGGAAAGAGGTTATCATCATAACCACAGCAAAATCACCCTCTGGCAGGCACACAACGAAGCAGTACTTAAACATGCCTCCAGGTGATCTGGACGAGTGTCCTTCCCCAGACACCTGCACCACGCCATCAGAAATTGACATCAAAACTGCCTCCTCGCCACTTACTCCTTCTTCGGAAACAGAAAGGACCCTCTTTGGCTTCAAAGACCTGGAGTCTGCAGGAAGCAGCGATGATGCGCGGGAGCCCGACTCCCCGGTGAGGAAACCCGCCTTGGTCCCCACGGGACCCAAGCTACCCCAGCCTGCGGGCCGCATCAAGAGTACCCCCTCCTTAATGCATCAGAACAGAGTGGCCTCTCTGCAAGAGGAGCTCCAGGATATCACACCGGAGGAAGAATTATCCTACAAAGCCAACGGGCTGGCACTTTCCAAGCGATTCATCACCAGACACCAAAGCATCGATATCAAAGACACTGCATATATGCTGAGAAACTTTGATCAGGCCAGCTCAAGAAAGATGTCCTATGAGGAAATAAATTATCCATCTTTTTTTCCAGAAGGAAACCAGCAGTGCACTGAAATCCCTGTTGACCAGGACCCAGACTCTAACCAGACGATCTTTGCTTCTACCTTAAAAAATATCGTCCAGAAAAGAAACTCGGGAGCAAATCATTACAGCTCTGATTCCCAGCTCTCAGCCGGTCCCACCCCGACCGCTTTAGAGGATGGCAAAGCACTaactggaaagaaaaagatactgTCTCCGGGTTCTTCCTTGCTTTCCGGGTCCAAAGAAGTGCTGGAGAAcatggccccagggcccctgagccgGCGCAACCACGCGGTGCTAGAAAGGCGGGGCTCGGGGGCGTTCCCTTTAGATCACTGCATCCCCCTAACCAGGCCAGGATTCCTGCCCCCCCTCAATGTGAATCCACACCCTCCCTTCTCAGATATCAATGCCAACAACAAGCTCTCCAGCCTTCTTTCTTGTGGTCAGAAAGTCCTTATGCCCACAGCTCCTGTTTTCCCCAAAgaatacaaaagtaaaaaaatgttgTTCCGGAGACAATCCTTGCAAACCGAGCAAATCAAGCAGTTAGTAAATTTTTAA